The nucleotide window cttggagactgtcttttacacatgacgaactttctttggttaaattttgaggcaattcggagagaaaatgtttccgaggctgaaaaaacgtcaagcttacccccttgtcgttttttcaaaaatcggccgaaatttgtttcttccaaatcgcctgaaattttatacctaggtgtattagagggcgaggagcaggaaaatcttggttttagtcatctacgatggctactttttgagataatgcctcatttcggatagtacgacggtttaaaatcaaggttaaaatgcatatttgagacccatcctattgttccagcaacctgtaacttggagactgtcttttacacatgacgaacttcctttggttaaattttgaggcaattcggagagaaaatgtctccgaggctgaaaaaacgtcaagcttacccccttgtcgttttttcaaaaatcggccgaaatttttgtcttccaaatcgcctgaaatttcatacttaggtgtaattgggggcgaggagcaagaaaatcttggttttcgTCGTCTACGAttgctactttttgagataatgcctcatttcggatagtacgacggtttaaaatccagattaaaatgaatatttgagacccatcctattgttccagcaacctgtaacttggagactgtcttttacacatgacgaacttcctttggttaaattttgaggcaattcggcgagaaaatgtttccgaggctgaaaaaacgtcaagcttacctacccccttgtcgttttttcaaaaatcggccgaaatttgtttcttccaaatcgcctgaaatttcatacctaggtgtattagagggcgaggagcaagaaaatcttggttttattcgtctacgatggctactttttgagataatgccttatttcggatagtacgacggtttaaaatccatattaaatgaatatttgagacccatcctattgttccagcaacctgtaacttggagactgtcttttacacatgacgaacttcctttggttaaattttgaggcaattcggaggagaaaatgtttccgaggctgaaaaacgtcaagcttacccccttgtcgttttttcaaaaatcggccgaaatttgtttcttccaaatcgcctgaaatttcatacctaggtgtattagagggcgaggagcaggaaaatattggttttagtcgtctacgatggctactttttgagataatgcctaatttcggatagtacgacggtttaaaatcaaggttaaaatgaatatttgagacccatcctattgttccagcaacctgtaacttggagactgtcttttactcTACCACCTGGCCAAATAATCCAACCTAGTTTGGGAATGACCTACCCCAAATTCATTCCCGGTGACAAGCAGTAAAATCAAGTCTATATAATGTACGGGTACatgattcgaaccgggtgtacCAGTTCTCGGTAGGACACGCATTGGAACTAGCCAGTGCACCTTGGTGCCTGTTGGtgtgtctgggggggggggggagattttcATACTACTTATAATAATTCACTGCGTCCACtcaagcaaaaaagaaaagaaacatacaCCCAGTAGAGTTGAACCAGGGTCTCGTGGCTCCCAGTCCCATACGTAGTTAGTGTAGCTACGGCGCCACCTATCATGCTATGAGATTTAGtacaattaattaaatgaaCCCAATTAACCACACCATTAAAgacgtatttttgtttttttatttgacctCGGAAGTTTTTTCTTCTGGACAATtatgtgtattcaaattatctttctttttataaactgaaaaaaaaagacgtCCAGCTGCATTCTCATcaaaaatttgcctaaaattgaagaaaggcaaggggtaagtccagcatttcatcactgaaatcattttaaaaacggctaaaatgcttgacttctgatgatgaaaatgtttgttccttaaattttacacttaggtcttttttgatgaaaatgctggaatcacgacctcttttgttttgttttaatgtgattttgtttaatttcggTCCCGTAATGGATAAAAAATCCTGGACttactaccccttgtgatgtttaCCTATTGAGGGTGCACAGTTTGAAGTTTGATTTTACGTTTAAGGCTTTGcacaataataatgaaagagaaaacatgaAACACAGATTCAACCTTATTCCATTGCAATATAATTTCGTACAGTTGCTATTAAAACTACGAGGCATTTAAATAACTACACgcaatattttgcaaataattattggatgcattaataatataataattgtattgtattgtatcaaattttgttccTTAAACGGAACAAACTCATTCCCTACgggaagggttacaacaataacaaaacttaaACTTATTATACAACACAGAAGAAGAGCTCTCAGAGGTCAGcaagaacaaattttaaattatgtttgggtttcgaaacacaattaataatggttttcttttgagaactcacaaggaaaattattttttcttgTCAGATAAGATACTAAAACCTGTGTAACTTTGACCCATGGTATCATACAATATCTTTCCGAATACAGTAAACATTtggcaaaacaaatgaaatgaatttgaATTTCAACATCCTCAAGCAGGAATACATACGATCCTTAAATTCTACACCTGTATATCTCCCAACCTCAACTTGtaatttatgtgcttagcacctAAACATTGCTAAGCAGTGACGAATTTGAGGATGTGTACAAAATAACTTAGGTATGGCTACATGTCGAAGTTCTTTTTAAAGTCCTATATNNNNNNNNNNNNNNNNNNNNNNNNNNNNNNNNNNNNNNNNNNNNNNNNNNNNNNNNNNNNNNNNNNNNNNNNNNNNNNNNNNNNNNNNNNNNNNNNNNNNACATTATCATTATccttatcattatcattatcattatcattatcattatcattatcattatcattatcattatcattatcattatcattatcatatcattatcattattcattatatatattatataagtTTGTGGATCGGCTGCTTCTATTCTTCATGCCTCCTAAGCATCAACCGGACTACATCTACCTGCGCCAGGTCGGCTTGAGGAGGGTCCACATATTCACTTTCATCCAGCTGTCCTGCCTCGTCATACTCTGGGTCATCAAGTCCACTGATGCAGCACTTGTATTCCCTATTATGGTAGGTCGAGGGTCATAGGTTGTCCGTGATACGAcctttgtttagatgatcttccaaGGTCTgaagtttcatctttgagagggcaaggccattttcgttttgcacAGGCTACTTCTattagaaaatcttaaagtctatgggaaactgttgaaggggcaccaaggccagaaCCACTGATGCAGCACTTGTATTCCCTCTCTATCATGGTAGGTCAAAGGTCGTAGGTTGTAGGTCAGATGACcattgtttagatgatcttccaaGGTCTGAAGTTTTATCTTTGATAGGGccaagccattttcatttttccaAAGGGCACTTCATGTCAAGGGATCTCGGCAaagctcccacaaggggatataaaggCCAAGCTGGCCACATCCAATCTCTCtgatacaaacattggtttgacatctacatgtatgattataaattgcacataaattgtgattcagtaactagacagcAATACTTTGTCtatgtctttgtgaaatcaacagtTAGCTTTGGGGATTCGCACCCACAACCTTGTCCTCCAGtaaaaccactggaccacggtaaTCTTTCACCAAACTTATAGGGGTCGTTGAAGGCTGATGTTTTCAAGGGTGCAGCTTTTTACAGAACTTCCCTTCTGGTTCTTAATCTTCAGGTATTAGCTGTTGCAGTCGTACGCAAGTTGATGGACAAGCTGTTCACTCAGCGAGAGCTGGAGATGTTGGACGATGTGATGCCTGAGATCGTCAAACGAGCAAAACAAGACCAGAAGAAAATGGCAGAGGAAGAAGCAATCGTAGCTGGGGTAAGCAAGAGGGCGCTCAAATTTCTTCTCTACATTAACTCTTTCAGCCCTACTAACAAAGTCAACTGTGTACAATACCCTGCTTGGGCCTCAAAGGTGACATTTATGGACACACAAAAAGCGCTCTAGCTTGAGCACAAAGGCCATTTGTTGAAATCTACAGTTTGTTGATGTTCACCCTCCATACCTAAGTATACCATCATTTGAAAGAGAATGATCCAATCTTTCCAATGATgataaaaataaagtaaaaatgcATTAATACAATCTCTTCAAATATTGTTAAAATGATAAGCatacgccctctgttggtgaaaTATTGCATTACAAAGAGTAATAAATTGCTTGATCACGAAAGACTACATATATGTGCGCTACCTCTGAAAAGGAatttttaagtgagaaattacctttctctcaaaaaaaaattgttactttagagggagatgtttctcacaatgttttgtactatgaatagctctccattgctcgtttccaagcaagtttttatgctaataattattttgagtacttaccaatagtgttcagtgcctttaagctggtAGCCTAGAATGAACTTTAACTGTCATGGTTAATGGAAAAGTTACTGGACTCTTGCCATAAAAGTCTTTACCTTCAAgccctgggaccaatttcatggtgctgcttaagcacagagtttgcttaagcacagaatttgcttaagcatcaaaatagcttgcttattttacacatgttactggcccaaAATCCATGCCACATTCATTGCTTGTGACTAGTATTtggctgttgtttacttagcttaataattgagtggagtcttcacccgaaatctaattttactaagcaatgattttgtttagcttatgcaaattttgtgcttaagcagctctatgaaattaggccctgatcaTTATTCTTGATGTCTCCTCTAGGACACCATAGTAGGAGGTCGCGTCCAACTCCCACTGGCAGGAGGAAACGTACTGACGATACCCGTAGACAAGCTGGACTTCAATCCCGACTCAAGAACAATCAATATCTCGGAGGAGATGTCCAAGACGGGCATCTGGAAGACCCTCGCGGCGAACGCCAACGACTCAAAATTGTGCCAATCCACACCAAAGAGACGAACCGGAAGAGATGAATCAGACGCgtaagtgttttttattttgttattttcatttggtttaataataatagttttaaaACATGCATTTATGTAGTGCTTATaaaaggtttctaagcgctgaaacataaaagtaattaaatacacaaaataaagaG belongs to Asterias rubens chromosome 6, eAstRub1.3, whole genome shotgun sequence and includes:
- the LOC117291816 gene encoding sodium bicarbonate cotransporter 3-like, whose product is MPPKHQPDYIYLRQVGLRRVHIFTFIQLSCLVILWVIKSTDAALVFPIMVLAVAVVRKLMDKLFTQRELEMLDDVMPEIVKRAKQDQKKMAEEEAIVAGDTIVGGRVQLPLAGGNVLTIPVDKLDFNPDSRTINISEEMSKTGIWKTLAANANDSKLCQSTPKRRTGRDESDAKQRMHDMPLKQEKFSPDMDKLPTIDDEEAASIPYRQPSGSISGEISINVPKFTIGGEGETPV